One stretch of Streptomyces sp. A2-16 DNA includes these proteins:
- the ssuE gene encoding NADPH-dependent FMN reductase — protein sequence MATVLSVSGSPSASSRTNRLLRHLDRRLAAQGHEVIPLDVRTVPAQALLGADFKHPAIVEATELFARADGVVVGTPVYKASYSGVLKALLDLLPQYALAGKTVLPLATGGSTAHVLAIDYALRPVLSSMGAAHIVQGWFTLDKDISVQEDGSLTVAPGATEALTQVVDQFSTALGRRPVLAAAV from the coding sequence ATGGCCACCGTCCTGTCCGTCTCCGGCAGCCCCTCCGCCTCCTCCCGCACCAACCGGCTGCTGCGCCACCTCGACCGGCGCCTCGCCGCCCAGGGCCACGAGGTGATCCCGCTCGACGTCCGGACCGTCCCCGCCCAGGCCCTGCTCGGCGCCGACTTCAAGCACCCGGCGATCGTCGAGGCCACCGAGCTGTTCGCACGCGCCGACGGGGTCGTCGTCGGCACCCCCGTCTACAAGGCGTCGTACTCCGGAGTCCTCAAGGCCCTCCTGGACCTGCTCCCGCAGTACGCCCTGGCCGGCAAGACCGTGCTGCCGCTGGCCACCGGCGGCTCCACCGCCCATGTCCTGGCCATCGACTACGCGCTCCGCCCGGTCCTCAGCTCCATGGGCGCGGCGCACATCGTGCAGGGCTGGTTCACCCTCGACAAGGACATCAGCGTGCAGGAGGACGGCTCGCTGACCGTCGCGCCCGGTGCGACCGAGGCGCTCACCCAGGTCGTCGACCAGTTCTCGACCGCGCTGGGACGGCGGCCGGTCCTGGCGGCGGCGGTCTGA
- a CDS encoding acyl-CoA dehydrogenase family protein, whose amino-acid sequence MSTVTHTDWQTRPAPETAEDWIARAAEVAAVLASDAAARDRAGATPYAEVQLLKDAGLVTLLGPTEHGGAGQDWPTAYRVVREVAKADGSIGQLLGYHYLWFWAARLVGTREHWEHVEAEASRNRWFFGGAVNPRDKDVVVTEDGDDLVYTGRKSFSTGSKVSDVTVLEGVLEGTDQHVFAIVPSDSAGLTFHDDWDNIGQRLTESGGVTLDGVRTPWSSAAGYVDKVFRPRVYNTLNVPTIQLVFVNFYLGIAGGALETAATYTREKSRSWLHGGFERAVDEPYVIDTYGDLTAKLWAAEALADAVAAEGQKLHDDPDAVTEQTRGEFEVRVAAVKARATDVALEIAGRIFEVTGARSTATAEGLDRFWRNVRTHTLHDPVAYKRREVGRWVLEGELPEPTWYS is encoded by the coding sequence ATGAGCACCGTCACGCACACCGACTGGCAGACCCGTCCCGCGCCCGAGACCGCCGAGGACTGGATCGCCCGCGCCGCCGAGGTCGCCGCCGTCCTCGCCTCCGACGCGGCCGCCCGCGACCGGGCGGGCGCCACCCCGTACGCCGAGGTCCAGCTGCTCAAGGACGCAGGACTCGTCACCCTCCTCGGCCCCACCGAACACGGCGGCGCGGGCCAGGACTGGCCCACCGCCTACCGGGTCGTCCGCGAGGTCGCCAAGGCCGACGGCTCCATCGGCCAGCTCCTCGGCTACCACTACCTGTGGTTCTGGGCCGCCCGCCTGGTCGGCACCCGAGAGCATTGGGAGCACGTCGAGGCCGAGGCCTCCCGCAACCGCTGGTTCTTCGGCGGCGCGGTCAACCCGCGCGACAAGGACGTCGTCGTGACCGAGGACGGCGACGACCTCGTCTACACCGGCCGCAAGTCGTTCTCCACCGGCAGCAAGGTCTCCGACGTCACCGTCCTCGAGGGCGTCCTCGAAGGCACCGACCAGCACGTCTTCGCCATCGTCCCCTCCGACTCCGCGGGCCTGACCTTCCACGACGACTGGGACAACATCGGCCAGCGCCTCACCGAGAGCGGCGGCGTCACCCTCGACGGCGTCCGCACCCCGTGGTCCAGCGCGGCAGGATACGTCGACAAGGTGTTCCGGCCGCGCGTCTACAACACCCTCAACGTCCCCACCATCCAGCTGGTCTTCGTCAACTTCTACCTGGGCATCGCGGGCGGCGCGCTGGAGACGGCCGCCACCTACACCCGCGAGAAGTCCCGCTCCTGGCTGCACGGCGGCTTCGAGCGCGCGGTCGACGAGCCGTACGTCATCGACACCTACGGCGACCTCACCGCCAAGCTCTGGGCGGCCGAGGCCCTCGCCGACGCCGTCGCCGCCGAGGGACAGAAACTCCACGACGACCCCGACGCGGTCACCGAGCAGACGCGCGGCGAATTCGAGGTCCGGGTGGCCGCGGTCAAGGCCCGCGCCACCGACGTCGCCCTGGAGATCGCCGGCCGCATCTTCGAGGTGACCGGCGCCCGCTCCACGGCCACCGCCGAGGGCCTGGACCGGTTCTGGCGCAACGTCCGCACCCACACCCTCCACGACCCCGTCGCCTACAAGCGCCGCGAGGTCGGCCGCTGGGTCCTCGAAGGCGAACTGCCCGAACCCACCTGGTACTCCTGA